GAAAAATCGAACTCGGCTTCAAAATCATTCCCAACCGGGGGGCATGGCTTGAGTTCGGAATCGATCCAGGAGAGATCATCTTTGTCCGGGTGGATAAAAGGAGAAAAATAAACGCTGCTTCATTAATTCGGGCATTGGGATACGAGACGGACGAGGAAATACTGGAACTTTTTGACTATCACCGGGCCATGAGGCAGACACTGGAAAAGGATCCTTCGTCAAATCATCGCGAAGCGGTGATGGAGATCTTTCGTAAACTTCGTCCTTCGGAACCGCCCACCGATGAAAACACCCGCGACTTTATGCGTTACCTCTTTTTTGACCCACGCCGGTATGATCTCGGCGAAGTTGGACGGTACAAAATCAACAGCAAGCTGAAGCTGGAGGAGCGAATCGTTCGTATTGAGGAATTCATCCTGGTTGATGACATCATTCTCGATCACCACACCGGAGAGTGCGTCCGGAATGCTCAGACAATTGACCTGTCCGACGAAGACCGTTATGAAGTCGTCGCCCGATCCGGAGACCGGATCGGGCGGACCCTGGCCCGCACCATCGAAGCGATGAATTTCCGTTTTCCGATCGGTTATATCAAGGTCTATAATGACGATGATCTTCCGGTGAAGGTGATGATCGAAAGGAACGATGTGGTCATGGAGACGACGGAAGACCTGGAAGGGTGGACACTGAACGAAGACATCGCTGATCCGGAGACACGGGAAGTCTTGGCCCGCAGCCAGGATTTGCTTACTCCGGACGTTCTCCGTCATATTCGGGTGATTGGGAAAGAGCGAGTTCGGGTCCTGAAAGGACGAACCCTGACCAAGGAGGATGTCGTGGGAGGGCTCCGTTACCTCCTGAATCTGATCGATGAAATCGGATACGACGACGACATCGATCACCTGGGGAACCGCCGGGCCCGACCGGTGGGTGAGTTGATGCAAAATCAGTTCCGTACCGGACTTCTAAGGGTGGAGAAAGTCATCCGGGAAAAAATGACCATCCAGCCGGATATTGAATCGACTACCCCGCAAAGCCTCATCAACGTTCGCCCGGTGGTTGCGGCGATCAAGGAGTTTCTGGGGTCAAGCCCTCTCTCTCAGTTCATGGACCAGATCAATCCCCTGGCCGAGATCACTCACAAAAGACGGCTCAGCGCTCTGGGACCGGGAGGCTTGAGCCGGGATCGGGCCGGTTTCGAGGTCCGGGATATTCATTACACCCACTACGGGCGAATGTGTCCCATTGAGACGCCGGAGGGTCCCAATATCGGCTTGATCACTTCGCTGTGCATCTACGCCCGGGTCAATGAATACGGTTTTGTGGAAACACCCTATCGCAGGATCGTAGACGGTAAGGCGGTCGATGAGACAGTTTACCTCTTTGCCGACGACGAAGATCGGTACCATATTGCCCCATCCGACACGGTGTTGGTGGGAAAAGAGCTTTCGGAGGGAAACGTGGTTGTCCGTTTCCGAGGAAAGATTGTTGAAGTGTCGAGAGATAAAGTCGATTTTATCGACATCTCGCCCCAACAGATCATCAGCGCCTCGGCTTCGTTGATACCCTTTCTCGAACACAACGACGCCAACCGGGCGTTAATGGGAACGAACATGCAACGCCAGGCGGTGCCTCTTCTGATTTCTCAGCCGCCCTTCATTGGAACCGGAATGGAATACAAGGTGGCCCAAGACTCGGGCACTACGGTTATCGCCCGGCGGACGGGGAGGGTGAAGAGGGTCGATGCCCGGGAGATCGAGATCGAGAATGAGCAGGGGGAAAGAGACATCTACCTGCTGGAGAAATTCCAGCGCTCGAACCAGAGCACCTGCATGAACCAGAAACCTATCGTTAGGTTGGGAGACCGGGTAAAACAGGGTGCCATTATTGCCGACGGACCCTGTTCCTGTCAGGGAGAGCTATCGCTCGGTCGTAATATTTTGGTTGCCTTTATGCCTTGGGAAGGGGAAAACTTCGAAGACGCGATTCTGATCAGCCGCCGACTGGTCAAGGAAGATGTCTTCACCTCTGTGCATATCGACGAATACGAAGTAGAAGCCCGGGACACAAAACTTGGACCGGAGGAGATTACTCGGGACATTACCAATCTCGGAGAGGAGATGCTGCGGAATCTCGATGACGGAGGCATCATCAATATGGGGGCCGATGTCAAACCGGGTGATATCCTGGTCGGCAAGGTTACGCCCAAGGGCGAAACGGAGTTAACTCCCGAAGAACGGTTACTGCGGGCCATTTTTGGGGAAAAAGCCCGGGAAGTTCGGGACACGTCTCTGCGCGTGCCGCATGGTGAATATGGAAAGGTCATTGACGTCAAATATTTTGCCCGGGACAACGGTGATGAGATGACTCCTGGGGTGAACCAAATGGTCAAAGTTTTTGTCGCTCAGAAGAGAAAAATTACCGTCGGTGACAAGATGGCCGGACGTCACGGGAACAAGGGCGTGGTCGCCCGGATCGTCGCCGAGGAGGATATGCCCTACCTCCCTGACGGGACACCGATAGACATCGTTTTAAACCCATTGGGGGTGCCTTCCCGGATGAATATCGGTCAGATTCTCGAAACCCATCTGGGCTGGGTGGCCAACAAAGAAAAACGGTTCCTTGCCAGTCCGCCTTTTGATGGTGCAAAAGAGAATGAAATCATCAAGGCCATGAAGCAAGTCAAGCCCCGGAATTCCGGTGAATACCCCAGAGATCTTTTCGACCGCCGGATTTCCCCGGATTTCAACCTCCTCCCTCAGGGGAAAGTGATGCTCTACGACGGGAGGATCGGGGAGCCTTTCGACAATGAAGTGACCGTCGGCTACATTTACATGATGAAGCTCGCCCACTTGGTGGAAACCAAGATTCATGCCCGGTCTACCGGACCCTATTCCCTGGTGACCCAGCAGCCGCTAGGCGGAAAAGCCCAGTTCGGTGGGCAACGGTTTGGTGAAATGGAGGTCTGGGGACTGGAAGGTTATGGAGCGGCCTATACCCTTCAGGAAATGCTCACGATCAAGTCCGACGATATTGTGGGCCGGGTGAAGGCGTACGAATCGATCGTCAAAGGTCAAAATGTTCTCAAGCCCTCGGTTCCGGAATCCTTTAAGGTGCTGGTCAAAGAACTCCAGAGCCTGTGCCTGGATGTGGCGATCTACGACGCGAAATCCGGGCAGATTTCCATGGAAGAAATCGAAGAAGCCGAGGAGCAGATGCCGGGCCTTGGAATCAGTTTAGAGAAACGAGAGAGAAAATAAATAAGGGGGAAAAACCCTTGGTTGATGTAAATGATCTAGGTGCCATTCAAATCGGTCTGTCATCACCCGAACAGATTCGTAAGTGGTCCCGGGGAGAGGTCAAAAAACCGGAAACGATCAACTACCGGACGCTCAAACCAGAGAAAGACGGCCTGTTCTGCGAGAAAATTTTCGGTCCGACCAAAGATTGGGAGTGCTACTGCGGTAAATACAAGCGGATTCGCCACAAGGGTGTGGTCTGTGACCGTTGCGGGGTGGAGATCGCTCGTTCTGCTGTCCGTCGGGAACGTTTAGGACACATCGAACTGGCGGCCCCCGTTTCTCATATTTGGTATTTCAAGAGCATTCCGAGCAAAATAGCTTTGTTGTTGGGGATGCTTCCCAAAAACCTGGAAAAGGTCCTCTATTTCGCCTCCGGGCGGAAGCGGGAGGATTGCTACAGAGTGACCGAACCCGGTTCCACCGATTTTGAGGCGCGAACCACTATTCGGGAAACCGAGCTCAAGATATATTCCCGGTTCGATCCCGCCTTCCGAGCTGAACCGGCCTACCGGATCAGCGAAATCCACGAACTTCCCTTCAATGTGGGCGATCGTCTCACCCTAAAGGAATACACCAAGTATCGGAACAAGTACAAGGAATCCTTCATCGTCGAAGAGGCAGATAATGACCAGTACGACGTAGTGGATGTGCGGGTCTTTCCCTACCAGCGGGACGAGGAGATCGGCGAGTCGGAACTCCTCCAGCTTCGCGAGATCTATGGGAACCTCTTTGACGAAAGCGTCCTGTCCGAAACCGCTGAGGAACCTTGTTTTGTGGTGATCGACCCGGGTAACACCGGGCTCAAGAAAGCTCAGATGATCCTGGAAACGGAAGCCAGACTTCTCACCCGGTATGATTCTCACTTCCGGGCCGGAGTGGGCGCGGAAGCCATCCGGGAAATCCTCAAGACCATTGATGTCCAGCAACTGGCTCGGAGCCTGCGCAAAGAATTGAAAGAAGCGACCGGTCAGAAGGCTAAAAAGCTGATCAAGCGCCTCCAGGTGATCGAATCTTTCTGCAAATCAGGAAACCGCCCCGATTGGATGATTCTTGAAGTGATTCCAGTCCTGCCGCCGGATTTGCGCCCTATGGTTCAGTTGGATGGGGGCCGGTTCGCCACTTCTGATCTCAACGACCTTTACCGGCGGGTAATCAATCGGAATAACCGTTTGAAACGACTTTTACAACTCGGCGCTCCTGAAATCATCGTGAAAAACGAGAAAAGGATGCTCCAGGAAGCGGTGGACGCTTTGTTCGACAATGGCCGGCGGGGCCGCCCGGTGCTGGGTTCGGGAAACCGACCCCTCAAATCCTTAAGTGATATGCTGCGGGGTAAGAAGGGCCGTTTCCGGCAGAACCTTTTGGGGAAGCGGGTGGACTACTCCGGACGGTCGGTGATCGTAGCCGGTCCACGACTCAACTTCGACCAGTGCGGACTTCCCAAGAAAATGGCTTTGGAGCTGTTTAAGCCCTTCATCATGAAAAAATTGGTGGAGCGCAGATACGCTCACAATATCAAGAGCGCCAAGCGCATGGTGGAAAAATCCCGGGAGGAAGTCTGGGAAGTGCTCGAGGAAGTGATTTTTGAACACCCGGTCCTCCTCAACCGGGCACCCACACTGCATCGGATGAGTATTCAATCATTCCAGCCCATTCTGGTGGAAGGGAACGCCATCCAACTCCATCCCCTGGTATGTACGGCTTTTAATGCCGATTTCGATGGTGACCAGATGGCCGTGCACGTTCCTCTCTCGGCGGAAGCCCAGGCCGAATCCCAGATTTTGATGCTCTCGGCGCACAACGTTCTTTCCCCGGCCAACGGACGACCCATTGCCGTGCCCACGCAGGACATGGTACTGGGCTGTTATTACTTGACCCTTCACACCACCGGGCCTTCCGGGGTGACGAAAGGTTACCTTGACCGCGACCAAGCCCTATTGAGTTACTCATTCGGATTGATCGATCTCCACCAACCGATCCGGGTCCGGGAGATTAGCCGGAAGTATCCGGAGGTGGAAACTACGACGGTGGGCCGCATTATCTTCAACAACCTTCTCCCGGAGGGGATTCCCTACGTCAACGAACCAACCTCGAAAAAACGGCTATCGGACATCGTTGATTCCTGTTTTCGCCAGTACGGAAACAAGGCGACCGTTGAACTGCTGGACCGCTTGAAAGAGGCTGGTTTTCACTATGCCACTAAATCCGGAACCACCATCGGTGTGACCGATCTCGAAATACCCGTCCGTAAATCGGCAATCATTGAAGAAGCCACGCAACGGGTCGACGAAACCAACCAACATTACAATGATGGGTTGATAACCTGGGAAGAACGGGAACAATCGGTGATCGATATCTGGACCGATGCTTCCAATAAAATGGCCGAAGCGATCCTGGAAGGCTTGGAAGATTTTAACCCCGTAGACATGATGGCTAAATCCGGCGCCCGGGGAAGTATCCGCCAGATCAGTCAATTAGCCGGAATGCGGGGGTTGATGGCCGATCCCTCCGGGCGGATCATCGAGTATCCGATCCGGGCCAATTTCCGGGAGGGCTTGGGTGTTTTGGAATACTTCATTTCCACCCATGGTGCCCGTAAAGGCTTGGCCGATACGGCGCTGCGTA
This portion of the Atribacteraceae bacterium genome encodes:
- the rpoB gene encoding DNA-directed RNA polymerase subunit beta, yielding MNSEPIIRHSFSKASSFVQLPNFIEIQRRSFEWFLQSEVLPEERKRQGLQEIFAEIFPIQDFTGKLVLDFLSYRLEAPTMSVRECKDRGRTYAAPLYARVRLINRETSEIKEQDVYMGEMPLMTERGTFMVNGAERVVVTQLIRSPGIFFSKEITPTGKIELGFKIIPNRGAWLEFGIDPGEIIFVRVDKRRKINAASLIRALGYETDEEILELFDYHRAMRQTLEKDPSSNHREAVMEIFRKLRPSEPPTDENTRDFMRYLFFDPRRYDLGEVGRYKINSKLKLEERIVRIEEFILVDDIILDHHTGECVRNAQTIDLSDEDRYEVVARSGDRIGRTLARTIEAMNFRFPIGYIKVYNDDDLPVKVMIERNDVVMETTEDLEGWTLNEDIADPETREVLARSQDLLTPDVLRHIRVIGKERVRVLKGRTLTKEDVVGGLRYLLNLIDEIGYDDDIDHLGNRRARPVGELMQNQFRTGLLRVEKVIREKMTIQPDIESTTPQSLINVRPVVAAIKEFLGSSPLSQFMDQINPLAEITHKRRLSALGPGGLSRDRAGFEVRDIHYTHYGRMCPIETPEGPNIGLITSLCIYARVNEYGFVETPYRRIVDGKAVDETVYLFADDEDRYHIAPSDTVLVGKELSEGNVVVRFRGKIVEVSRDKVDFIDISPQQIISASASLIPFLEHNDANRALMGTNMQRQAVPLLISQPPFIGTGMEYKVAQDSGTTVIARRTGRVKRVDAREIEIENEQGERDIYLLEKFQRSNQSTCMNQKPIVRLGDRVKQGAIIADGPCSCQGELSLGRNILVAFMPWEGENFEDAILISRRLVKEDVFTSVHIDEYEVEARDTKLGPEEITRDITNLGEEMLRNLDDGGIINMGADVKPGDILVGKVTPKGETELTPEERLLRAIFGEKAREVRDTSLRVPHGEYGKVIDVKYFARDNGDEMTPGVNQMVKVFVAQKRKITVGDKMAGRHGNKGVVARIVAEEDMPYLPDGTPIDIVLNPLGVPSRMNIGQILETHLGWVANKEKRFLASPPFDGAKENEIIKAMKQVKPRNSGEYPRDLFDRRISPDFNLLPQGKVMLYDGRIGEPFDNEVTVGYIYMMKLAHLVETKIHARSTGPYSLVTQQPLGGKAQFGGQRFGEMEVWGLEGYGAAYTLQEMLTIKSDDIVGRVKAYESIVKGQNVLKPSVPESFKVLVKELQSLCLDVAIYDAKSGQISMEEIEEAEEQMPGLGISLEKRERK
- the rpoC gene encoding DNA-directed RNA polymerase subunit beta' encodes the protein MVDVNDLGAIQIGLSSPEQIRKWSRGEVKKPETINYRTLKPEKDGLFCEKIFGPTKDWECYCGKYKRIRHKGVVCDRCGVEIARSAVRRERLGHIELAAPVSHIWYFKSIPSKIALLLGMLPKNLEKVLYFASGRKREDCYRVTEPGSTDFEARTTIRETELKIYSRFDPAFRAEPAYRISEIHELPFNVGDRLTLKEYTKYRNKYKESFIVEEADNDQYDVVDVRVFPYQRDEEIGESELLQLREIYGNLFDESVLSETAEEPCFVVIDPGNTGLKKAQMILETEARLLTRYDSHFRAGVGAEAIREILKTIDVQQLARSLRKELKEATGQKAKKLIKRLQVIESFCKSGNRPDWMILEVIPVLPPDLRPMVQLDGGRFATSDLNDLYRRVINRNNRLKRLLQLGAPEIIVKNEKRMLQEAVDALFDNGRRGRPVLGSGNRPLKSLSDMLRGKKGRFRQNLLGKRVDYSGRSVIVAGPRLNFDQCGLPKKMALELFKPFIMKKLVERRYAHNIKSAKRMVEKSREEVWEVLEEVIFEHPVLLNRAPTLHRMSIQSFQPILVEGNAIQLHPLVCTAFNADFDGDQMAVHVPLSAEAQAESQILMLSAHNVLSPANGRPIAVPTQDMVLGCYYLTLHTTGPSGVTKGYLDRDQALLSYSFGLIDLHQPIRVREISRKYPEVETTTVGRIIFNNLLPEGIPYVNEPTSKKRLSDIVDSCFRQYGNKATVELLDRLKEAGFHYATKSGTTIGVTDLEIPVRKSAIIEEATQRVDETNQHYNDGLITWEEREQSVIDIWTDASNKMAEAILEGLEDFNPVDMMAKSGARGSIRQISQLAGMRGLMADPSGRIIEYPIRANFREGLGVLEYFISTHGARKGLADTALRTAKSGYLTRRLVDVAQDLIIREIDCGTTDGIDMGHLLDENDNVIEPFEERILGRIVLNDITDPVSGETILTKNQEIDEVAVKRCKDLGINEIPVRSVLTCWAKHGVCALCYGRNLSSGKLVDIGEAVGIVAAQSIGEPGTQLTMRTFHTGGIRIAGEDITQGLPRVEQLFEVRKPKKAAVLSDTDGVIQKIEVFGNRRKIYIQPSEDERDQSVRTYLVPHDIRIKVTEGDFIRSGERLTLGPINPRDILRIKGIRDVQKHLVEEIQSVYLSQGVNINDKHVEVVCRQIARLNKVMLENSGDTELLSGELVFIETFEEENARINRENQDLQEKAQELLLKGEVIYGVADLSGEALLQKGEILNEATLNLILSVDCKPFTVLRNGRLLHVVRGYKTLKSELYDRICIEDILDRRGKPLVKTGELFLENTLELISELEPSTIKVGEKVVWERLRGTILAEDVTDPETGETLLSVDSRIDPEHLDLFQNRNIARLSTWKNVEMFSIKDTMVKILREEILGQEVSKDVVSPRSGEVIVQSGHVISRSLTRRLVSEGIREVPLVGGRLFSLEGRLSELLENKVVGKVAAQTILGDAAQVLIRAGETFDRDSVVRIAEDTVNILYLRSGDQPETHNLIRELVYLPGLKQGATGRPVVLGITKASLATESFLSAASFQQTTHVLADAAIKGKVDNLVGLKENVIIGKIVPAGTGFNTYRNMAMLTSVSATPLQFGDVPLVEEEEVDLRELMNAQEEYDEDVRLLPEHDSDDYNEE